The Halorientalis sp. IM1011 genome window below encodes:
- a CDS encoding sulfatase — MAQNVVLVTVDSLRADHVGCYGYDRDTTPELDAIAEDGHRFSAAFTHACATRPSFPAIMTSSHPLMYGGFERLSEERTLVSEVLSRQGYATGGFHSNLYLSAEFGYDRGFDTLYDSRADPSPMTRLRQAVKDNLDSDGLVYRILEKLYQGTERAAGVDVGSYYVSAEDITDRALEWVDAQGDRPTFLWVHYMDPHHPYSPPEEHQMFSDISRREGVRLRPKMMENDEDITEEELQTLIDLYDGEIRYTDAQIGRLLSTLEDEWDDWTAIVTADHGEEFRDHGEFFHQNRFYDEVMHVPLIVYDGDSSGTHDEMVGLMDVAPTAATLAGVETLPENFYGYPLDPLLDGRSEDWEREGVLGSWYDVPTGTERFAYRTTDWKYIRDYVHDNEELYDLQADPDEQSNLLDDDPEPDVLDEMRRVVDDLEEDIEATDTEVESVEMDDEIKERLRNLGYQE, encoded by the coding sequence ATGGCTCAGAACGTCGTCCTGGTGACGGTCGACTCGCTCCGGGCGGATCACGTGGGGTGTTACGGGTACGACCGCGACACGACGCCGGAACTGGACGCGATCGCCGAGGACGGGCATCGGTTCAGCGCCGCGTTCACCCACGCCTGTGCCACCCGGCCGTCCTTCCCCGCGATCATGACCTCCTCGCACCCACTCATGTACGGGGGTTTCGAGCGGCTCTCCGAGGAGCGGACGCTCGTTTCGGAAGTCCTCTCTCGACAGGGGTACGCGACCGGTGGATTCCACTCCAATCTCTACCTGAGCGCCGAATTCGGCTACGATCGCGGCTTCGACACGCTGTACGACTCCCGGGCCGACCCCTCGCCGATGACACGACTTCGACAGGCCGTCAAGGACAACCTCGACTCGGACGGTCTGGTTTACCGCATCCTCGAAAAACTCTATCAGGGAACCGAGCGTGCCGCGGGTGTCGACGTGGGATCGTACTACGTCTCAGCCGAGGACATCACCGACCGCGCGCTGGAGTGGGTCGACGCACAGGGCGACCGGCCGACCTTCCTGTGGGTCCACTACATGGATCCCCACCACCCCTACTCGCCGCCCGAGGAACACCAGATGTTCTCCGATATCAGCCGGCGGGAAGGTGTCCGCCTCCGGCCGAAGATGATGGAGAACGACGAGGACATCACCGAAGAGGAACTCCAGACGCTGATCGACCTGTACGACGGCGAGATCCGCTACACGGACGCACAGATCGGCCGCCTCCTCTCGACCCTGGAGGACGAGTGGGACGACTGGACGGCAATCGTCACCGCCGACCACGGCGAGGAGTTCCGCGATCACGGCGAGTTCTTTCACCAGAACCGCTTCTACGACGAGGTGATGCACGTCCCGCTGATCGTCTACGACGGGGACTCGTCGGGCACCCACGACGAGATGGTCGGCCTCATGGACGTCGCGCCGACGGCGGCGACGCTGGCCGGCGTCGAGACGCTCCCGGAGAACTTCTACGGCTATCCGCTGGACCCCCTCCTCGACGGGCGATCGGAAGACTGGGAGCGGGAGGGCGTCCTCGGGAGCTGGTACGATGTACCGACGGGGACCGAACGGTTCGCCTACCGCACGACCGACTGGAAGTACATTCGCGACTACGTCCACGACAATGAGGAACTGTACGATCTGCAGGCCGATCCGGACGAGCAGTCGAACCTGCTCGACGACGACCCCGAACCCGACGTTCTCGACGAGATGCGCAGGGTCGTCGACGACCTCGAGGAGGATATCGAAGCGACCGACACGGAAGTCGAGTCGGTCGAGATGGACGACGAAATCAAAGAGCGACTCCGGAACCTCGGCTACCAGGAGTAG
- a CDS encoding TrmB family transcriptional regulator — protein MTDDAASLLDRLGLTEYESTALRELLTLGRTTAPNLAQATGIPKARIYGVLDSLSDRGFIKIIPGRPKEYQPKSPAEILDRAEENRRQEFEGFVQELDDVREEFLAEFRPRFERASEDITPTEELFHVVDVGEPSERETRQLYHQADEQVRIITKSFEYFDSVRPAFEEAIDRGIDVDAIFLHPDLLEAENRPIQADIVERIRTEYPAVDLRFSEEPLPWRGTVADPSMDYETGRAIILVEEKDVPLHMRQAALTDNGSFVAGLQRYFDLVWEHESQPPSALDE, from the coding sequence ATGACCGACGACGCGGCGAGTCTGCTGGATCGGCTCGGACTGACCGAGTACGAGTCGACGGCGTTGCGGGAGTTGCTGACACTGGGACGGACGACTGCTCCGAATCTGGCGCAGGCGACGGGCATCCCCAAGGCTCGCATCTACGGCGTGCTGGACTCGCTATCCGACCGGGGCTTCATCAAGATCATCCCCGGCCGACCCAAGGAGTACCAGCCCAAATCGCCCGCGGAGATTCTGGACCGGGCGGAGGAGAACCGCCGCCAGGAGTTCGAGGGCTTCGTGCAGGAACTCGACGACGTGCGCGAGGAGTTCCTCGCGGAGTTCCGGCCCCGCTTCGAGCGCGCCAGCGAGGACATCACGCCCACCGAGGAACTGTTCCACGTCGTCGACGTGGGCGAACCGAGTGAGCGCGAGACGCGCCAGCTCTACCACCAGGCCGACGAGCAGGTCCGGATCATCACCAAGAGTTTCGAGTACTTCGATTCGGTCCGGCCGGCCTTCGAGGAGGCCATCGACCGCGGCATCGACGTGGACGCCATCTTTCTTCACCCCGATTTACTGGAAGCTGAGAACCGCCCGATCCAGGCCGACATCGTCGAGCGAATTCGGACGGAGTATCCCGCCGTGGACCTCCGCTTCAGCGAGGAACCGCTCCCCTGGCGCGGCACCGTCGCCGACCCGAGCATGGACTACGAGACCGGGCGCGCGATCATCCTCGTCGAGGAGAAAGACGTGCCCCTCCACATGCGGCAGGCCGCCCTGACCGACAACGGCTCGTTCGTCGCCGGCCTCCAGCGGTACTTCGATCTCGTCTGGGAACACGAGAGCCAGCCGCCGTCGGCGCTGGACGAGTGA